The nucleotide sequence GCTGCCATTAGATCGTTTGGAATATTGCCGATGGCTCTAGATCGGGTCATTGGAGCCATAACAGCTCTATTTTTTAGCTTATTCTTTCCTAATGTATATTCGGTAAATAATAGATTCATTTCTTTCCTCGGATCTTAGACGAAGAAATGCTTCATGATTGAACCTTTTTTACGTAAAGTGATTCAGAAAACCTATGTAGAAATTGCAGGATATTCCGTAGACCGAAGTTCGGGTTATTGGCCGTCAGTACGGATTAAGGACCCAGCAAATCTACAGTATCTTTGTAAAACTGTTTCATTCTTTGGTAAGCGGTATCGGTGAGTTTTCTTTCCTGGTCGTTATTCAGGTATTTTTTAACAGGCAGTAATCTGAACTGAGCCTTGGATCCTGTCCTATCTATATAAACCCAAACAGGCTCATACGCTATATCAAATATATTTAATTTATCATTCTCTTTAGATAAGGAGAATTTGAGGATAATTCCTCCGTCCACATAACGTCTATCCTGCCCGGAAATAAAGTTACCTAAAGAATAAATATAAAATCTTTCCTTAAAGACACCAAATCTGTCTTTAATCGTCTTTTTTCCGAACTTTTGAAGAGTATGAGGATGCCCGCCCAATACGATATCCGCACCGGAAGAAAATGCATGGTCGACCATTTCTACTTGGAAAGGATCCGGTTGGTGCAGATATTCCGTTCCGTAATGATACATTACGATAATTGCATCCGGCTTGGATTTTCTCGCTAATGCGATATCGGAAGCAATTTGGTCTTTATCTATCAGATTAATCACCGTGCCCGCGGGTATTTCCAGACCATTGGTCCCATACGTATAATCTAAAAACGCAAGATTCAGATTTCCGACAGGGACGAATAATATTCTATTTTTCTCATATTCTTCTTTGTCTTTGTAGGTCCCCAAATGTTTTAGACCCAATTGGTCCAGTACGGAAAGAGTTCTTACGACTCCTAACTTTCCTTTATCGCAAGAATGATTATTGGCAGTGGATAGAACATCAAAGCCGATATCTTTGATCGCTTTGGCAAGAGAATCCGGTGCACCGAACTGAGGATAACCTGTATACTGTTTTGGATCTCCAGGAAGGGTTGTCTCCAAATTACCAACGGCAAGATCCGCTTCCGAGATCATGGAAGAAACCTCTTGGAATACTTCATCGAATTTCCAACAATCACATTCTTTATCGTATGCGGTATCGATCTGAGTTTGATGAGACATGATATCTCCCACCGCAACTATTCGGACGGATTCGGCGGAAGGGCCAGTCTTTACATTTTGAGATGAACAAGGAATTGTAAAAAATACTAGACCGAAACAAAGGGTAAAATTTCGGATCATATTAGGACTTTTGAACATCTTCCGAACTCCTGTTCAGATTATCTCTTGGGAGTAACGTTATCCGAGTCTTTTACAACCGGAGAATTAGTAGTCTCCGGAGGTAAAGCTTCGATCAACGAAAATCCTTTTACGATCGGTTTACGATTCCGAAGTAATATCGTGGTATATAGAAGATTCTGTTTAGTCAGCCAGACTTTCAAATTATCTAAAGATTGGATATTATAATGAAAAGGAAACTCTCTTGGGAACATTTCCCCATCCGGAAATCCATATACCTTTGCCCCTTTTGTAACGGTACGGATCACTATACTTTTAGGATCTCCATAAAGATTCAGGAAATTTTTTCTCATTCCTTCCGGATATCTAAAATATTCTTCCGCATTAGAAGTATATAAAATACGGATCGGGATCTCCAGTTCTTTTGCTTTTTCCGAGATGGAATTAATGGTCTTATCCCCCAACAAATTCCCATCGATCGCTATTATTTTTCCGTCCAGAACGAGATTTCTCAAGAACTCATAGTCTTGCGTATCATTATGAAAAGAGGTAAACTCCGGATACACTTTTGAGATCTTATGTAAATCCCCTAATCGTTGCGGGACAGCACCTTTCCTAAGAGCGATTTGATATGACTTTAGAATTACTTGATATTCCGGATCATTCGAAAATCTTTTTTCAATGATAGGAAGGACATCGTTCTTATTCTTAGGATCCCATAACTTTTCATATTCCGGATAAGTAGGAGAAATTTCTATAAAATGAAGGTGAAGCCGATTGATGGAAACAGTGACAGGGTCGAAATCAAAAAGATAGGCGAACTCGCTTCTTGCCCAGGCGATCAATGTTAAATTCTGATCGGTCCCGACTCCCATATATCCGCCGCCTAAACCCACAACCCTGGATTTAAACAGGTCCAACCTTCTCTCATTAGAAGAAGGATAATGTTCCGCATGAAGATGGCGGTCAGCCGGAGGAGTATCGATTGCTGAAAGTTGTAAACCGTCTCTAGTTAAAGAACCCTTTTTTCCGAAAACGGAATGATCTGCCTGACCTTGACCGGAAGAACAATCTGTAAGATAAAAAGCGAAACAAATGAATAAAACCGTTAAGAATGGATTTTTTTTATTTTTGTGTAAAACGACCGTTTTAGGTCCTTTTTCTCTCATGAAATTCCTGCATCCCCGGGCGCTCAATACCCTTGCAGACAGAACTTATAAAACGGCTTTTATACGGGAAGAACTTTACGAGGCTATGGTATTGATAGATCGGCGAGATAGTAGCCTCGCCGAAAAGCAAAAAGATTAGAGATACAATCCAAATCCAAAAGTCGCTTTTGGACCATGCATTTGTAAAGAATCCTGGATCTCGGTATATTTGAACCAGTAATTAGTGTATTCAGCTTCAAAGAAACTATAAAGAGCACCCATATTGACTTTTACCCCTAAACGTCCGAATACTTTTCCTGCATAACAATTATGAGCACAACCACCGAGTCCTAATCCTAACATAAAATATGGATCTACAGTTTTTCTGGGATTCATATGGAAATTGATCCCGAAGTCCAGGGTCGTGGAATTTACACTCATCTTTTCCGTAGTCGGAGCTGATAGGATAGACGATATAATAATTGGATCAGAAGGGATCGATCCGTTGGAAATTCCTTGGATCAAATATAAATTGGCAGTATCGTTTCTAGGAAAAGTCAATTGAACTATATCGGAAGATAACCCGAATACGAACCCGATTATGTTCGGAGCATATTCCGCATAAAATCTAGTGCTATATACATCACCCTTTGGGGCTGGTGTCGGCCTGGACATCAAATATAAAAGCGCCGGATCTATTGTACCTCCGCCAAAAAGGATACTGGGAAGTGCAGCGGCATTAGGGTTTCCAAACCATCCAAGGTTTTGTACGTTTGCATTTCCATATCCGATACCATATTGAACGGACCAATTGCTATTATTCTGATTCCCAGCCTCCCTATTGTCGGCACTTGCACTTGTTGAGGAAACAAGTATAACTAATATACATAATACGCTGATTTTTTTTCCGATTAAATTTTTCATTCTTTCTCCTAGATAAACCATCTTCATTGGCATCTACCACAATATTATCATAATGTGAATATAAAGTTTATCCAATATTGGAGAAAGAAAGACAATGTTAGGCGGACCCTATACGTTTTTACGCCTAATCTTTACTCTTAGAGTAGGATTTTTAAGAAAACCTTACCCCATTTTGGGTAAGATTTTCTTAAAATTAGGAAGTCGTGTATAACTTCTTCAAATCTGCAGCTATGTTCTTTTGCATTGCTTCGTTTGTTCCACCTCCGATAGAAAGTAAGATGGCATCTCTATGTAATCTTTCTACCGGGTATTCTCTACAATAACCATAACCGCCCAATACTTGGATTGCGTTCCTGGAAACTCTTTCCGCCATTTGGGTAGAAACCAATTTTGCAGATGCGGCCCCAAGCGAGTTACGATTTTCAGGATGGATCTTAGAAGCTACATCATACACCAATGCTCTTGCAGCTTGGTAATCCGCATAAGATTCAGCGATCAATCTTTGGATTTGTCCGAATTCTATTAACTTCTTATCGAAGGCTTCTCTATGGAGAATGGAATATTCGCACATAACGTCTATACAACGTTTTGCGATTCCTAAAGATTGAGCTGCAAGAGTCACTCTTTCAATCTCCAGGTTTCTCATCATGTGAGTTAAGGCACCATCCTCGGAGCCGATCAAATTTTCCGCGGGAACCTCTAAGTTCTCGAAGATCAGTTGGGTGGTGGGAGAAGACCTCATCCCCATCTTCTCCTCTTTTTTGCCGAAACTGAATCCAGGATAAGAACTCTCTACAATAAAGGAAGTGGTTCTGCGAGAATCCTTGCTGGTTTTTGCATATACTAAAAAGACCTGACCTACAATCCCGTTTGTGATAAATTGTTTTCGACCGTTTAATATAAATTTATCACCTTTACGAGTCGCAACAGTTCCCATTCCAAGAACGTCTGTCCCTGCTCCGGGTTCTGTCATTCCCATTCCCCCGATCCATTCTCCGGAGAGAACCTTAGGCATATACTTCGTTCTTTGAGAAGGATTCCCGCTATGATAGAAATTGTTTACGAAAAGTACTTCATGAGCTAAATATGATAGAGTAAATCCTGGATCATAAGCGGAAAATTCCTCGTGGATGATCACACTTGCCACAGGATCAAGCCCCATCCCTCCATCCTCCTGCGGAACAGTGACTCCGAATATTCCTAATTCGGCTCCCAACCTGCGAAAGAGATCCTTATTAAAGGACTCTTCATCATCATGATCCTTTGCTTGTTCGTCCAGATTCTCTTTTGCGAAAGCGCTTACATTTTCCCTCAAAGAAAGATGATCGTCGGTTGGATTATAAAGATCTATTTTTTTTTCTTGGATTCCCTTCATTCTAATGCCCTATTCGGTTTCAACTTAAGTATTTTGGACCCGTTGTAAATTGCAACCGAGTTACTGATCTCATCCTAATAGGGTCGGAGTAGATTCTCCTTCTTTTTTTTGATTTTTTGGAAATAACCCCATCATTTTTCCGTTGTCTATTTCGTGAAAACATTCAC is from Leptospira sp. WS58.C1 and encodes:
- a CDS encoding CapA family protein, encoding MFKSPNMIRNFTLCFGLVFFTIPCSSQNVKTGPSAESVRIVAVGDIMSHQTQIDTAYDKECDCWKFDEVFQEVSSMISEADLAVGNLETTLPGDPKQYTGYPQFGAPDSLAKAIKDIGFDVLSTANNHSCDKGKLGVVRTLSVLDQLGLKHLGTYKDKEEYEKNRILFVPVGNLNLAFLDYTYGTNGLEIPAGTVINLIDKDQIASDIALARKSKPDAIIVMYHYGTEYLHQPDPFQVEMVDHAFSSGADIVLGGHPHTLQKFGKKTIKDRFGVFKERFYIYSLGNFISGQDRRYVDGGIILKFSLSKENDKLNIFDIAYEPVWVYIDRTGSKAQFRLLPVKKYLNNDQERKLTDTAYQRMKQFYKDTVDLLGP
- a CDS encoding LIC_10091 family lipoprotein; translated protein: MREKGPKTVVLHKNKKNPFLTVLFICFAFYLTDCSSGQGQADHSVFGKKGSLTRDGLQLSAIDTPPADRHLHAEHYPSSNERRLDLFKSRVVGLGGGYMGVGTDQNLTLIAWARSEFAYLFDFDPVTVSINRLHLHFIEISPTYPEYEKLWDPKNKNDVLPIIEKRFSNDPEYQVILKSYQIALRKGAVPQRLGDLHKISKVYPEFTSFHNDTQDYEFLRNLVLDGKIIAIDGNLLGDKTINSISEKAKELEIPIRILYTSNAEEYFRYPEGMRKNFLNLYGDPKSIVIRTVTKGAKVYGFPDGEMFPREFPFHYNIQSLDNLKVWLTKQNLLYTTILLRNRKPIVKGFSLIEALPPETTNSPVVKDSDNVTPKR
- a CDS encoding acyl-CoA dehydrogenase family protein gives rise to the protein MKGIQEKKIDLYNPTDDHLSLRENVSAFAKENLDEQAKDHDDEESFNKDLFRRLGAELGIFGVTVPQEDGGMGLDPVASVIIHEEFSAYDPGFTLSYLAHEVLFVNNFYHSGNPSQRTKYMPKVLSGEWIGGMGMTEPGAGTDVLGMGTVATRKGDKFILNGRKQFITNGIVGQVFLVYAKTSKDSRRTTSFIVESSYPGFSFGKKEEKMGMRSSPTTQLIFENLEVPAENLIGSEDGALTHMMRNLEIERVTLAAQSLGIAKRCIDVMCEYSILHREAFDKKLIEFGQIQRLIAESYADYQAARALVYDVASKIHPENRNSLGAASAKLVSTQMAERVSRNAIQVLGGYGYCREYPVERLHRDAILLSIGGGTNEAMQKNIAADLKKLYTTS